A single genomic interval of Hemiscyllium ocellatum isolate sHemOce1 chromosome 44, sHemOce1.pat.X.cur, whole genome shotgun sequence harbors:
- the LOC132835315 gene encoding uncharacterized protein LOC132835315 has product MVSRYEPEAGRRWRSSAGVSNWACAMNLEHSLQQTVPHWMEVYEEAPPRLQLSSHAAQRRRPPRDGSCSTPTLELHRLPSPRELYGRRKGKRRLPSERRALAVLYHLEELKRRQAGIDQLKALRWSAERSQDSEHLDTLRTDNQATDPTNIGDCLTNADLEDRELFFQPRWKFGVPEQRLVPEDTPYLAFCGPEPQEKPQPFSFFSEVAQEDKTFWNVKHCAEE; this is encoded by the exons ATGGTCAGCAGATATGAACCAGAAGCTGGAAGGAGGTGGCGATCCTCAGCTGGTGTCAGCAACTGGGCATGTGCGATGAACCTGGAGCATTCACTGCAGCAAACAGT CCCTCACTGGATGGAGGTGTATGAGGAAGCTCCCCCGAGATTG CAGCTCAGTAGTCATGCAGCCCAAAGACGGAGACCCCCCCGGGATGGTAGCTGCTCTACACCGACCCTGGAGCTACACCGGCTGCCGTCCCCGAGGGAGCTCTATGGGAGGAGGAAGGGGAAGAGGAGACTACCCAGTGAGAGACGGGCCCTGGCAGTTCTCTATCACCTGGAGGAGCTGAAGAGGAGACAGGCCGGGATTGATCA ACTGAAAGCTCTGAGATGGAGTGCTGAGAGGTCACAGGACAGTGAGCACCTGGACACACTCAGGACAGATAACCAGGCGACAGACCCGACCAACATTGGAGACTGCCTGACCAACGCTGACCTGGAGGACAGAGAACTG TTTTTCCAGCCCCGGTGGAAGTTTGGTGTTCCGGAGCAGCGTCTTGTTCCAGAGGATACTCCGTATCTGGCTTTTTGTGGACCAGAGCCTCAGGAGAAACCCCAGCCCTTCAGCTTCTTCAGTGAGGTGGCACAGGAGGACAAAACCTTCTGGAATGTGAAGCACTGTGCTGAGGAATGA
- the LOC132835188 gene encoding zinc finger MYND domain-containing protein 15-like — protein MEFVTGYRDQLIDFSELMFHWYRKYVLERGQGAGETEVWRRGKEAAVRRLPSGTSAWTLHVIRNSGMALSVQNPAQQILERFYNDEVLTLRDLCKYISFINLDDEEEDGEEEMGTQHDHFIHIDYLLLLTDQDGFAMGLDFTLTRGDALTAEQLAMKAYDLLCQGITVPMYGCEAHRPRQLTLGDEGIQRFLKAMILKLGIRSTRVVYECSAPRDFTFRSSPVKACHVCKKHSFETEVTAW, from the exons ATGGAGTTTGTGACGGGATACAGGGACCAGTTGATTGATTTTTCCGAGCTGATGTTCCACTGGTACCGGAAGTACGTGTTGGAGAGGGGGCAGGGAGCTGGTGAGACGGAGGTGtggaggagggggaaggaggctgCTGTGCGGAGGCTGCCATCTGGAACATCGGCCTGGACGCTGCACGTGATCCGGAATTCCGGGATGGCGCTGAGCGTGCAGAATCCTGCCCAGCAGATCCTGGAGCGGTTCTACAACGATGAGGTTCTCACCCTGAGGGATCTGTGCAAATACATCAGCTTCATTAACCTGGATGACGAGGAGGAAGACGGGGAGGAGGAGATGG GCACGCAGCACGATCACTTTATCCACATCGATTACCTCCTCCTGCTGACCGACCAGGACGGCTTCGCCATGGGGCTGGACTTCACGCTGACCAGGGGTGATGCCCTCACAGCCGAACAGCTGGCCATGAAGGCATACGACCTCCTGTGCCAGGGGATCACTGTACCCATGTACGGCTGTGAGGCACATCGTCCGCGACAGCTCACCCTCGGAGATGAGGGCATCCAGAG GTTCCTGAAGGCCATGATCTTGAAGTTAGGAATACGCAGCACCAGGGTGGTGTATGAGTGCAGTGCTCCCAGAGACTTCACCTTCCGCTCGAGCCCGGTCAAAGCCTGCCACGTGTGTAAGAAGCATAGCTTTGAGACCGAGGTGACTGCATGGTAA